A window of Trichoderma atroviride chromosome 3, complete sequence contains these coding sequences:
- a CDS encoding uncharacterized protein (BUSCO:EOG092D3GR4) has product MSAPGEATLPATRRARKSIGVHTELSRKENNTMDVGGSLAASRKSRSKSIGPGGLDALRQGTGNRRASLAVPTKLPRSILKPSISPLPEIPPLKSKALRKSIGASAFSIPEDELSGSKVAVKTEEEQQAAAKEREERERRDARRKSLANRRVSFAAEATLHTFHEVEYMQNRNAAESRRKSGSILNNQNADPQFAAEDQNAKGRRGSLATQNIVQSQDDTPTSIIYSSDSEPADAVEEIATDEEEEVEDENSNSDSDDGTVMSLETEDVTGTTVASSRSIEDIEDESTLDEALRFAARLAATQQLGEESDDGEEVIPSFGWVKKANQQPSASASASASEGKAVSKSPLNRRSIGRDEDGTEMDMDMDMDITRAIGKIIKPSSMKGADNEPEQDVSMDVTQVFGGVLSNKENDAPLDSGEVDDGAMDEATMELTTAVGGIRYPQLRDIDTDDDDGNEDMSMELTSVMGGLLARHQKEKEAARRQTLNQTSKPDADDATMDMTVGFGNILSNAQNSVANNKADQVEDDDDATTGMDVTMGMDFTTAIGGIIKNTSRAFRKSLFGTKANEPENSQQPMPTVESQVLAEQNTPVQKSSTRLFESPGVGLQAPREGDLFQHATPQAQTEQPLIDFSTTPVTPNLSRTPKLSKIPIFSTTPKTATPKSSKTPRQAASSEKTQTPTSQSRVLRSSARSSTSQRASRTPSPVKSTPRAATKSTPKSATKSTPKSAAKPTPKSAAKSTPQKSSTPRQLSGLGVDRTGLGSPQIAAIFDRRSSLSDSASIFIPGKRAVAFDEPKVLAAANDESDEGSQSRLGRPEPQTDRDATLNLREMIDSMSPKRNPLRGRKSLHIGSARGLLGKRPLESDDEEEAEENDGVKRLKGREGSPVKNVKLQLPSKEETTGRLRRSSRLSFDFAGRTSQSAFSSPIKGGKFLGAIKENQTVHDVQIHQPPMETVEEGQMHLQDFLDLTSIRFMELTTTKRRHTIAPRTSQSGILPDGEDDRSLERCVVAGACTVPMLELYQHSCRELKKYISEGRRIVKEIETETFEDNPPLFQEYISASPEVKALMDNQFKNVRTHSRHLSKAMWYEWRMKLQEGLKEGLVSISSGMDDDVKIIEEQEALLKSVMPSLVGRYDSLLEESNNLEEAARELADCDPAELQATREELVSLDDDIAQKKKLIAKLRQEFDASEADVEELTRRKAQCLVEIQESEKIREECRGWTSTEVNNLKARVEALEQEHGWAVTGISGPTLSMTYKREIELVVDTTSFQPQQPSSRIDLWYIADSREVNPQPKTAEKEFLLQCIRDHIRTIAQSGTKLSHVLQIVQAAWDKSNWISREVGRINVTFPTKVTKTSDSSIAVTSSLLLAPLETRVEVVFNLRGSSGPEGVDVNVSTDAKVVYGEQFNVGKVGEFLATRIGKSVGAEGEQWSNVVVELYNKLIARGKKQ; this is encoded by the exons atgTCGGCGCCCGGCGAAGCCACTTTGCCGGCTACGCGCCGCGCCAGGAAGTCCATCGGCGTGCACACAGAACTGTCAcggaaagaaaataatacAATGGACGTTGGCGGCTCATTGGCGGCCAGTCGCAAGTCACGGAGCAAGAGTATAGGCCCGGGGGGGCTGGATGCGCTCAGACAGGGAACTGGCAACAGGCGCGCG TCTCTCGCTGTGCCGACCAAACTGCCTCGCTCGATTCTGAAAccttcaatctctcctcTGCCAGAGATTCCACCTCTGAAATCGAAAGCTTTGAGGAAGTCAATAGGCGCATCGGCATTTAGCATACCTGAAGATGAGTTAAGCGGATCGAAAGTAGCTGTGAAGACAGAGGAAGAACAACAGGCCGCGGccaaggaaagagaagaacgAGAGAGGCGAGACGCCCGTCGAAAATCGCTGGCCAACCGCAGAgtctcttttgctgctgaagcAACATTGCACACTTTCCACGAGGTGGAATATATGCAAAATCGAAATGCAGCAGAATCAAGAAGGAAATCAGGCTCGATATTGAATAATCAAAATGCCGACCCTCAATTCGCAGCCGAAGACCAGAATGCCAAGGGGAGGAGAGGTTCCCTTGCCACACAGAATATcgtccaaagccaagatgaCACCCCCACGTCAATCATATACAGTTCAGATTCTGAACCTGCAGATGCAGTAGAAGAAATTGCGaccgacgaggaggaagaagttgaagatgaaaactCCAACAGTGATTCTGATGACGGCACAGTGATGAGCCTCGAAACAGAAGATGTTACGGGGACCACTGTGGCTTCTAGCCGATCTATAGAGGACATTGAAGATGAATCCACGCTCGACGAAGCTCTTCGCTTTGCTGCCCGACTTGCGGCGACTCAGCAGCTGGGCGAGGAATCTGACGATGGCGAAGAGGTCATACCTTCATTCGGTTGGGTGAAAAAGGCAAACCAGCAgccctctgcctctgcctctgcctctgctagTGAAGGCAAAGCGGTGTCGAAATCTCCTTTAAACCGACGCAGTattggaagagatgaagatggcacggagatggacatggacatggacatggacattACTCGAGCTATAGGAAAAATCATCAAGCCATCTTCCATGAAAGGGGCTGACAACGAACCGGAGCAAGACGTGTCAATGGATGTGACTCAGGTTTTTGGCGGCGTTCTCTCCAATAAAGAGAATGATGCGCCTCTTGACTCTGGCGAGGTGGATGATGGTGCTATGGATGAGGCTACGATGGAACTCACTACTGCTGTGGGCGGCATCCGCTACCCCCAGCTACGAGACATCGATaccgacgatgacgatggaaaCGAAGATATGTCGATGGAATTGACCAGTGTTATGGGGGGCCTACTAGCACGCCAccaaaaggagaaggaggctgCTCGTCGCCAAACATTGAACCAAACGTCGAAACCAGATGCAGATGACGCCACAATGGACATGACTGTCGGATTTGGAAACATCCTTTCAAATGCTCAAAACAGCGTGGCCAACAATAAAGCGGACCAAgtcgaggacgatgatgacgcgACGACTGGTATGGATGTAACAATGGGCATGGACTTTACTACGGCCATTGGTGGAATCATTAAGAATACATCCAGAGCTTTCCGAAAGAGCTTATTTGGAACGAAAGCTAATGAACCAGAGAACTCTCAACAGCCAATGCCAACAGTCGAATCACAGGTTCTTGCTGAGCAAAACACTCCCGTTCAAAAATCGTCAACGAGACTCTTTGAGTCTCCTGGCGTTGGATTGCAGGCTCCTCGGGAAGGTGACCTGTTCCAGCATGCTACTCCACAAGCACAAACAGAGCAGCCCTTGATCGATTTCTCAACCACTCCGGTGACTCCGAACCTGTCAAGGACGCCAAAATTATCCAAGATACCCATATTTTCTACGACGCCCAAGACTGCGACACCCAAATCCTCGAAGACGCCGCGACAGGCTGCATCATCTGAAAAAACACAGACACCAACATCACAGAGCCGTGTTCTTCGATCATCAGCCAGAAGTTCTACATCGCAGAGAGCGAGCCGAACACCATCGCCGGTTAAATCAACTCCAAGGGCTGCCACGAAATCAACCCCAAAGAGCGCTACGAAATCAACCCCAAAGAGCGCTGCGAAACCAACTCCAAAGAGTGCTGCGAAGTCAACTCCACAGAAGAGCTCTACTCCTCGGCAGCTTTCTGGCCTTGGTGTAGATCGAACTGGTCTTGGATCACCTCAAATAGCAGCCATCTTCGATCGTCGATCGTCTCTGAGCGATTCAGCAAGCATATTTATTCCTGGAAAACGCGCCGTTGCCTTTGATGAGCCCAAGGTCTTGGCCGCAGCGAATGACGAAAGTGATGAAGGAAGTCAGTCAAGACTTGGTCGGCCTGAACCGCAAACGGATAGAGATGCTACACTCAACCTTAGAGAGATGATTGATAGTATGAGCCCCAAGCGGAATCCGCTGAGAGGTCGGAAGAGTCTCCACATTGGCAGTGCCAGGGGCCTTTTGGGCAAGCGGCCCCTTGAatcagacgatgaagaagaagccgaagagAACGATGGTGTAAAGAGATTGAAGGGGCGTGAGGGCAGCCCTGTGAAGAATGTGAAACTTCAACTACcatcaaaagaagagacaaccGGAAGACTCAGGAGGTCAAGTCGACTCAGCTTTGACTTTGCCGGGAGGACATCGCAGTCGGCTTTCTCATCCCCGATAAAGGGTGGCAAGTTCCTCGGAGCGATAAAAGAAAATCAGACGGTTCACGATGTCCAAATTCATCAACCACCTATGGAGACAGTGGAGGAAGGCCAGATGCACCTTCAGGATTTCTTAGATTTGACCTCAATCCGCTTCATGGAGCTTACAACGACGAAACGACGCCACACAATCGCTCCAAGAACTTCTCAAAGCGGCATTTTGCccgatggagaagacgatcGATCCCTGGAGCGGTGTGTTGTAGCCGGTGCTTGTACTGTACCGATGCTGGAATTATATCAGCATTCTTGCCGAGAGCTGAAGAAGTATATCTCCGAGGGGCGAAGAATAGTGAAGGAGATTGAAACCGAAACTTTTGAAGACAACCCCCCACTATTCCAGGAGTACATATCTGCAAGCCCCGAGGTTAAAGCATTGATGGACAACCAATTCAAAAACGTTAGGACTCATTCCCGCCACCTTAGCAAAGCCATGTGGTATGAATGGAGGATGAAGCTTCAAGAGGGACTGAAAGAGGGCCTTGTCAGCATTTCGAGTGGCATGGATGACGATGTCAAAATCATAGAGGAGCAAGAAGCCCTTCTAAAGTCTGTGATGCCCAGCCTCGTGGGCCGGTATGATTCATTATTAGAAGAAAGCAACAATCTTGAGGAAGCTGCCAGAGAACTGGCCGACTGCGATCCTGCTGAGCTCCAAGCCACTCGAGAAGAGCTGGTCAGTTTAGACGATGATATtgctcagaagaagaagcttatTGCCAAGCTTCGGCAAGAGTTTGACGCTTCAGAGGCTGATGTGGAAGAGTTGACGCGTCGGAAAGCGCAGTGTCTTGTAGAAATACAGGAATCTGAAAAAATCAGAGAAGAGTGCCGTGGCTGGACCAGCACCGAGGTGAACAATCTTAAAG CCCGAGTAGAGGCTCTTGAACAGGAGCACGGCTGGGCGGTCACAGGAATCTCGGGACCGACGCTCTCTATGACGTACAAACGAGAGATTGAACTCGTCGTCGATACCACATCCTTCCAACCACAGCAGCCGAGTTCGCGTATAGACTTGTGGTACATTGCCGACAGTCGTGAGGTAAATCCTCAGCCAAAGACAGCCGAAAAAGAATTCCTTCTACAATGCATACGCGATCACATTCGAACAATTGCCCAAAGCGGCACAAAGCTGTCTCACGTCCTCCAAATCGTGCAAGCTGCATGGGACAAGTCAAACTGGATATCTCGAGAAGTTGGACGCATCAATGTAACGTTTCCAACAAAAGTTACTAAGACATCTGACTCGAGTATCGCTGTTACTAGTTCCCTCCTTCTAGCGCCCTTGGAAACGCGAGTCGAGGTGGTATTCAATCTCAGAGGGTCCAGCGGACCGGAAGGGGTGGACGTGAACGTTTCGACGGACGCTAAAGTTGTATATGGAGAACAATTCAATGTGGGTAAAGTGGGAGAGTTTTTGGCTACCAGGATTGGGAAAAGTGTCGGAGCTGAAGGTGAGCAGTGGAGCAATGTAGTGGTTGAATTATATAACAAGCTCATTGCTCGGGGGaagaagcagtag
- a CDS encoding uncharacterized protein (BUSCO:EOG092D0951), translated as MQRKQVDERIGALIRNGLQEKKRSFFVVVGDQAKDVIVRLHYIMSMVDIKQNKSVLWAYKKKLLGFTSHRKKREDKIKKEIRRGIREANSEDPFELFVSLHNIRYTYYKETDKILGNTYGMCILQDFEAITPNILARTIETVEGGGLVIMLLKGMSSLRQLYNLSMDAHSKYRTEAHDDVVARFNERFLLSLGGCDSCLVIDDELNVLPISGGKNVRALPPPEADQVKTPQMLELESIKDEHREEQPVGSLISLAKTVDQAKALLTFTDAIAEKTLRSTVTLTAARGRGKSAAMGVAVAAAVAYGYSNIFITSPSPENLKTLFEFVFKGFDALGYADHADYSIIQSTNPDFNKAIVRVNIHRQHRQTIQYIRPQDAHVLGQAELVVIDEAAAIPLPLVKKLMGPYLVFMASTINGYEGTGRSLSLKLIKQLREQSRQAATDDDTQVADRSTGRVSKTEEFQASRKLREITLAEPIRYTQGDSVEKWLNKLLCLDATLPKSKANVNGCPDPSQCELLNVNRDTLFSFHPIPEAFLQQMVALYVASHYKNSPDDLQLMSDAPAHQLFVLTAPTSESTGRLPEPLCVIQVALEGKISRQSVINSLSRGERPHGDLIPWLVSQQFQDEEFASLSGARIVRIATNPEYMSMGYGKRAMELLVDYYEGRFANLSEDEDQAMDDKPTRATDAELAKESLLKEKISVRDDKHMAPLFAKLWEKKPERLDYIGVSYGMTKELHKFWKRSSFSPVYLRQTANDLTGEHTCVMLRPLENTGDKTWLGAFSRDFQKRFLSLLSYQFRNFSAITALSIDESANNGAQLDSIPLSSLTKDELDRLMSPFDLKRLESYANNMLDYHVILDLMPTIANLYFTGKLKNGVNLSGVQRSILLAIGLQRKDVDEIAQELNTPSAQLLAMFIKILRKFTTHLGTLVTAAAEAELPRAENIGVSRENASGVHDDENVDERFVPLDLALDDELEEGGDEALRALRQKQKEMIDSLPLDQYEIEGDAPAWEDAEKQVKSAAKDGKSNVVVSVKSAKQKRKAAGATTAAEVYEEEFGEKSRKKSKKGKKGK; from the exons ATGCAGCGCAAGCAGGT AGACGAGCGCATCGGTGCGCTCATTCGAAATGGActccaggagaagaagcgaagcTTTTTCGTTGTGGTCGGCGACCAGGCCAAGGATGTGATTGTCCGACTTCACTATATCATGTCCATGGTAGATATCAAGCAGAACAAATCTGTCTTGTGGGCatacaagaagaagctgctgggatTCACGAG TCACCGGAAGAAGCGAGAAGacaaaatcaagaaagagATTAGACGCGGTATCCGAGAAGCCAACTCTGAGGACCCATTCGAGCTCTTCGTTTCCCTGCACAACATTCGCTATACCTACTACAAAGAGACGGACAAAATCTTGGGTAACACCTATGGCATGTGCATTCTGCAAGATTTCGAGGCCATTACGCCGAATATTCTGGCCCGGACGATCGAAACCGTTGAAGGTGGTGGCTTGGTGATCATGCTGCTCAAGGGAATGAGCAGTTTGCGACAGCTGTACAACTTGTCTATGGATGCCCACTCAAAGTACCGAACGGAGGCTCATGACGACGTTGTGGCACGATTCAACGAGCGCTTCTTACTGTCTCTGGGAGGCTGCGACTCCTGCTTGGTTATCGATGACGAGCTCAATGTTCTCCCCATCTCAGGCGGCAAGAACGTGAGAGCTCTCCCACCTCCAGAAGCAGACCAGGTCAAGACTCCGCAGATGCTAGAGTTGGAATCTATAAAAGACGAGCACCGCGAGGAGCAACCAGTCGGGTCTCTCATCAGCCTGGCAAAGACGGTTGATCAGGCAAAGGCTCTATTGACCTTTACCGATGCCATCGCCGAGAAGACGCTGCGAAGCACAGTCACTTTGACAGCCGCTAGAGGTCGAGGAAAATCCGCTGCCATGGGAGTcgccgtggctgctgctgtggcctATGGATACAGCAATATCTTCATCacatctccctctccagaGAACTTGAAAACCCTGTTTGAATTCGTCTTCAAGGGCTTTGACGCTCTCGGATATGCTGATCATGCGGACTACTCTATTATTCAAAGTACGAACCCGGATTTCAACAAGGCGATTGTTCGTGTAAATATCCACCGACAACACAGGCAGACAATTCAGTACATCCGCCCTCAGGATGCCCACGTGCTTGGACAAGCCGAATTGGTTGTTattgatgaagctgctgccattcCTTTGCCTCTAGTTAAGAAGCTGATGGGACCTTACTTGGTCTTCATGGCGTCCACCATCAACGGATACGAGGGTACTGGTCGCTCGCTTTCGCTGAAACTCATTAAGCAGCTGCGAGAACAATCTCGACAGGCCGCAACAGACGATGACACTCAGGTTGCCGACCGATCCACCGGGCGTGTCTCAAAAACAGAGGAATTCCAGGCCAGCCGGAAACTACGTGAAATCACCCTTGCAGAGCCCATCAGATATACCCAGGGCGATTCCGTTGAAAAGTGGCTAAACAAGCTTCTCTGTCTCGACGCAACTCTGCCTAAATCAAAGGCGAACGTCAACGGCTGCCCTGACCCGTCACAATGCGAGCTCCTCAACGTCAACCGCGATACCCTGTTTTCATTCCACCCCATTCCTGAGGCCTTCCTGCAACAGATGGTGGCGCTTTACGTCGCTAGTCATTATAAGAATTCTCCGGATGATCTCCAGCTTATGAGTGATGCGCCAGCGCACCAGCTGTTCGTCCTCACTGCTCCCACATCCGAAAGCACCGGCAGACTACCGGAACCCCTGTGTGTTATTCAGGTTGCCTTGGAAGGAAAGATTTCTCGACAAAGCGTGATCAACAGCTTGAGCCGAGGAGAGAGACCACATGGTGATTTGATTCCCTGGCTTGTCAGCCAGCAATTCCAAGATGAGGAgtttgcctctctctctggAGCCCGAATTGTTCGCATTGCGACCAACCCAGAGTATATGTCTATGGGATACGGAAAGCGAGCAATGGAGCTTCTCGTCGACTACTATGAAGGCCGATTTGCCAACCTCTCTGAGGATGAGGACCAAGCCATGGACGACAAGCCTACTCGGGCGACTGATGCTGAGCTGGCTAAGGAATCCCTCTTGAAGGAGAAAATCAGCGTCAGAGATGATAAGCATATGGCTCCTCTCTTTGCAAAActgtgggagaagaagccagagcGACTTGACTACATTGGTGTCAGCTATGGCATGACCAAGGAGCTACACAAATTCTGGAAACGCTCCTCTTTCTCACCCGTATACCTCCGACAGACTGCTAATGATCTGACTGGTGAGCACACTTGCGTCATGCTCAGACCTCTTGAAAACACTGGCGATAAGACATGGCTGGGTGCATTCTCAAGAGATTTCCAGAAGAGATTCCTGTCCTTGTTATCTTACCAATTCCGAAACTTCTCTGCCATCACTGCGCTTAGCATTGATGAATCGGCGAATAACGGTGCACAGCTCGATAGCATACCCCTTTCTTCTCTAACAAAGGATGAGCTGGACAGGCTCATGTCGCCCTTTGATTTAAAGCGACTGGAATCTTATGCAAACAACATGCTTGATTATCACGTCATCTTGGATCTTATGCCTACTATTGCGAACCTGTATTTCACTGGCAAGCTCAAGAATGGTGTCAACCTGTCGGGAGTGCAGCGATCTATCCTTCTCGCCATCGGATTACAGCGCAAGGATGTCGATGAGATTGCCCAAGAGCTCAACACTCCTTCTGCACAGCTTCTCGCCATGTTCATCAAGATTCTTCGCAAGTTCACGACGCATCTCGGAACGCTGGTTACTGCGGCCGCTGAAGCCGAGCTCCCTAGAGCCGAAAACATTGGTGTCAGCCGAGAGAATGCCAGTGGCGTCCATGACGATGAGAATGTGGATGAGCGATTCGTTCCCCTTGATCTGGCGCTAGACGATGAATTAGAGGAGGGTGGCGACGAGGCCCTGAGGGCTCTcaggcagaagcagaaggagaTGATTGATTCTTTGCCTCTGGATCA ATATGAAATCGAGGGCGATGCGCCGGCCTGGGAAGACGCAGAAAAACAAGTCAAGAGCGCCGCAAAGGACGGTAAATCCAACGTTGTAGTCAGCGTCAAGTCCGCcaagcagaagagaaaggcggCAGGGGCCACGACAGCAGCCGAAGTATATGAAGAGGAGTTTGGCGAGAAGTCtcggaagaagagcaaaaaggggaagaagggtaaataa
- a CDS encoding uncharacterized protein (EggNog:ENOG41) — MCLQYIIRCRYCGYWEHYSWDRCRDNRILLEKGCAVGQPSQHPSECEMFPEENRQRLRRQMTPYECPVEDCKSTAIAKKLFEERAKVEAEKAAALAKARAEWEAKDKARKAEFAAKYFRKLPVVRFSERRQSFLNLPASDPTQNGNDASPRADRVHWRDEYITTEDSSGNSVAASMDSQVFEDSEDDDFISDSEEEEEITPFNRYNGAIDIKGSVEGGRRRGKAFEFHDDGMPIRTVTP; from the exons ATGTGCCTGCAATACATTATCAGATGCAGATACTGCGGTTACTGGGAACACTACTCCTGGGATCGCTGTCGCGATAACAGGATTCTCCTGGAGAAGGGATGCGCTGTGGGCCAGCCATCGCAACATCCTTCTGAATGCGAAATGTTCCCCGAAGAGAACCGACAGCGGCTCAGACGCCAGATGACGCCCTACGAGTGCCCTGTTGAAGATTGTAAGAGCACGGCGATTGCTAAGAAACTCTTTGAAGAGCGCGCCAAAGTTGAAGCCGAGAAAGCGGCTGCACTAGCCAAGGCTCGCGCCGAGTGGGAAGCAAAGGACAAGGCCAGAAAGGCAGAGTTTGCAGCCAAATACTTTAGGAAGCTGCCTGTGGTGAGATTCAGCGAGAGACGCCAGTCCTTCTTGAATCTTCCTGCTTCAGACCCTACACAGAACGGC aatgaTGCTTCGCCCAGAGCCGATCGCGTACACTGGCGTGATGAATATATTACTACAGAGGATTCAAGTGGCAATAGTGTTGCTGCATCCATGGACAGCCAAGTTTTTGAGGACAGCGAGGACGATGACTTTATTTCCGAttcggaagaagaagaagagattacGCCCTTTAACAGATACAACGGAGCGATTGATATCAAGGGCAGTGTTGAAGGAGGCAGACGCAGAGGCAAAGCCTTTGAGTTTCACGACGATGGAATGCCCATTCGCACGGTGACGCCGTAG
- a CDS encoding mitochondrial 37S ribosomal protein mS38 (EggNog:ENOG41), translating to MLPLSVRRAVASAPQGALAASAPKITASSFILNRPQRRFSSSKPSRSDEPNGIAARQSVPASTSSRGEGKGSRKRKPKESTDRDAAFKKLPSVPSTHHMSQEALSLSSFFSLHRPISVTQTMPRSVTDEHFATIFAPRTRSNKIRDTVSTLSDTIDQLEGPMAQVTIGGQDQGASDGMQRVDVKNPDGTESSIYLQVDTMSGEFLPFRPPPLPEAQQNAAVDGFAAEAEALEDSHHRVYKAMFTIEESTEPDGQIRIIAHSPRIIQDGQPRSFLERLALRQLRFDQTRGNRDLYAISVKRQRKLKMKKKKYKKLMKKTRNLRRKLDRT from the exons ATGTTGCCTTTGTCGGTGCGGCGTGCGGTGGCCTCTGCTCCTCAAGGGGCTCTCGCCGCGTCGGCCCCAAAGATCACAGCCTCGAGCTTCATTCTCAACCGTCCCCAACGGCGATTCTCCTCGTCAAAACCCTCGAGATCCGACGAGCCCAACGGAATTGCGGCTCGCCAGTCTGTACCAGCCTCAACATCGTCTCGCGGAGAGGGCAAGGGCAGCAGGAAACGAAAGCCCAAAGAATCGACTGATCGAGATGCGGCCTTCAAAAAGCTACCTAGCGTTCCCAGCACTCACCACATGTCTCAAGAAG CCCTGAGCCtgtccagcttcttctcgctccaCCGTCCTATTTCCGTCACACAGACCATGCCCAGGAGTGTTACGGACGAGCATTTTGCAACCATTTTTGCCCCTCGAACAAGATCGAACAAGATACGGGACACTGTATCCACGCTCTCCGATACCATCGATCAGCTGGAAGGTCCCATGGCTCAGGTGACAATAGGAGGCCAAGACCAGGGAGCTAGCGACGGTATGCAGAGAGTTGACGTGAAGAACCCTGATGGCACTGAGTCAAGCATCTACCTGCAAGTCGACACCATGTCTGGAGAATTCTTGCCTTTCCGCCCACCCCCGCTACCCGAAGCGCAGCAAAACGCCGCAGTTGATGGatttgctgctgaagctgaggctTTGGAGGATTCTCACCACCGGGTGTACAAGGCCATGTTCACCATTGAGGAGTCAACCGAGCCGGACGGCCAGATCAGGATCATTGCCCACAGCCCGCGAATTATCCAGGATGGCCAGCCCCGGAGCTTCTTGGAGCGCCTAGCTCTCCGTCAACTGCGATTTGATCAGACTCGTGGCAACCGTGACCTCTATGCTATTAGCGTTAAGCGGCAACGAAagctcaagatgaagaagaagaagtacaagaagctgatgaagaagacaaggaaCCTGCGCCGTAAGCTGGATCGTACTTAA
- a CDS encoding uncharacterized protein (TransMembrane:4 (i12-35o55-75i96-114o134-152i)): MSAFIRWYNGRLAARPLLTQGVTTAVLFATGDLTAQQLVEKKGLKNHDVARTGRMALYGGCVFGPVATTWLGFLARRVTFRNARVETLARVAADQTLFAPVMIGVFLGSMATMEGKSPKERLDTTWWPALKANWMLWPFVQFINFTFLPLQYRLLFANVISIGWNSYLSWVNSQGQNKGHELVAAPAT; the protein is encoded by the exons ATGTCAGCATTCATTAGATG GTACAATGGAAGGCTCGCAGCCCGTCCTCTGCTCACTCAGGGCGTGACGACAGCCGTGCTCTTTGCAACTGGTGATCTCACTGCTCAGCAGCTGGTCGAGAAGAAGGGCCTCAAGAACCACGATGTGGCTCGAACAGGCCGTATGGCGCTCTACGGTGGAT GTGTTTTTGGGCCTGTTGCAACCACCTGGCTGGGTTTCCTCGCCCGTCGCGTCACCTTCAGAAATGCCCGTGTTGAGACGTTGGCGCGTGTGGCGGCTGATCAGACGCTCTTCGCCCCCGTCATGATTGGAGTCTTCCTGGGCAGCATGGCCACCATGGAGGGCAAAAGCCCCAAGGAGCGCCTCGACACCACCTGGTGGCCGGCTCTCAAGGCCAACTGGATGCTGTGGCCGTTTGTGCAGTTTATCAACTTCACCTTCTTGCCGCTGCAGTACCGTCTGCTGTTTGCCAATGTCATCTCCATTGGCTGGAACAGCTACCTCAGCTGGGTGAACAGCCAGGGCCAGAACAAGGGCCACGAGCTGGTCGCTGCCCCCGCCACCTAA
- a CDS encoding uncharacterized protein (EggNog:ENOG41): MSINDPATGDEGPGSSSSTTMAIEAPDIQVQARDPALKLPPLVLDNPMPAMPNPAAVIAGRSMHQIQLEMEYDAEESDNDADQGPSIQGWPGGLERHASDHPSETEDLAMREMHALCVFDDVSVPPSVRPWSYLIEALSPLPTVRRWGRWRWRGEPAFGEVRVAEAIMMYERGVEQRTSNRRCGRCRAGQGISPQCVVAPEGMGQAPGVTGPCSNCLYDGVEHGCNVSGRMTPVSGSRDRGGESMRDPDKVVDHMAVLELIAQLKRPSGTRRDHSLPERARRIEAAALQIAQAARDWREKMGVQS, translated from the coding sequence ATGAGCATCAACGATCCGGCCACAGGTGACGAAGGGCCAggatcatcatcatcaacaacaatggcGATAGAGGCTCCTGATATCCAGGTCCAAGCCCGCGACCCTGCATTGAAATTACCGCCGCTTGTCCTCGACAACCCAATGCCAGCAATGCCAAACCCTGCAGCCGTCATAGCTGGTCGTTCCATGCACCAGATCCAGCTAGAGATGGAATATGACGCTGAAGAGAGCGACAACGATGCCGATCAGGGCCCCTCAATACAAGGGTGGCCTGGAGGCTTGGAGCGGCACGCCAGCGACCACCCAAGCGAAACGGAAGATCTGGCCATGAGAGAAATGCATGCCCTATGCGTCTTTGACGACGTGTCGGTGCCGCCATCCGTACGGCCCTGGTCGTATCTTATCGAGGCTCTGAGCCCACTTCCCACTGTGCGCAGATGggggagatggcgatggcgaggagAGCCTGCATTTGGCGAAGTTCGAGTGGCCGAGGCAATCATGATGTACGAGAGGGGGGTTGAGCAACGCACCAGCAATCGGCGCTGTGGCCGCTGCCGAGCGGGACAGGGCATCTCTCCTCAATGCGTGGTGGCCCCTGAAGGAATGGGCCAGGCGCCTGGCGTGACGGGACCATGTAGCAACTGTCTCTATGACGGAGTCGAGCACGGCTGCAACGTGTCTGGGAGAATGACGCCAGTGTCAGGGAGCAGAGATCGGGGCGGCGAGAGCATGAGAGACCCAGACAAGGTTGTGGATCACATGGCTGTGCTCGAGCTGATTGCCCAGCTCAAGAGGCCCTCTGGAACGCGACGAGACCACAGTCTTCCGGAGCGAGCACGGCGGATCGAGGCTGCGGCCTTGCAGATTGCCCAAGCGGCACGGGATTGGCGGGAGAAGATGGGCGTCCAAAGCTGA